One Vigna unguiculata cultivar IT97K-499-35 chromosome 11, ASM411807v1, whole genome shotgun sequence DNA window includes the following coding sequences:
- the LOC114168180 gene encoding probable serine/threonine-protein kinase abkC isoform X1 — translation MSRFLACRNVRRFTRAIHKTTCFEVFHPTGSPYPKYNFFSHYRHVHSRQTVFMLFESKVNFFMSSNARNLYTLPANNAKYHHCQVVWNRMCFHKGPALPPRGQIARVVSLAMVKSNFVVHGVIAFIIGELAWTQGKWAEAEFPTRDLFYVHAQDGRVYLTTALFAAIEVFILFLRAVYLVILFSPCIAMAPFVDSFGTQFRKTWIHVVRVTLEKAGSAFIKWGQWAATRPDLFPRDLCDELAEFQTKAPSHKFSYSRKCIENAFGRKLYQIFEKFEEEPVASGSIAQVHRATLRYKFPGQQIKPVDVAVKVRHPGVSEAIRRDFVLINLVAKISSFVPNLKWLRLDESIQQFAVFMMSQVDLSREAAHLSRFIYNFRRWKDVSFPLPLYPLVHPSVLVETFEQGESVLNYVDHLEGHEHFKSALAHIGTHALLKMLLMDNFIHADMHPGNILVREGKSKLSPVSLLKSRPHVIFLDVGMITELSKRERDYLLEFFKAVALQDGRAAAECTLRLSKQQNCPDPKSFVEEVDKSFKLWRSAEGESIRTADRMEQLLEHVRRCKVNIDGNVCAVIVTTLVLEGWQRRLDPEYDVLNALQTLLFKADLAESLSDAIEGLVAP, via the exons ATGTCAAG ATTTCTTGCTTGTCGAAATGTCAGAAGGTTTACACGTGCTATTCACAAGACAACCTGCTTCGAAGTGTTTCATCCAACGGGGTCCCCTTAcccaaaatacaattttttctcGCACTATAGACATGTTCACTCAAGACAAACTGTTTTCATGTTATTTGAATCGAAGGTTAACTTTTTTATGAGTAGCAACGCTAGGAACTTGTATACCCTCCCGGCAAATAATGCAAAATACCATCATTGTCAAGTTGTTTGGAACAGGATGTGTTTCCATAAAGGGCCAGCTCTGCCACCAAGAGGTCAAATTGCCCGTGTGGTAAGTTTGGCTATGGTCAAATCGAATTTTGTTGTTCATGGTGTGATTGCCTTCATAATAGGAGAGCTTGCTTGGACACAAGGAAAATGGGCAGAAGCAGAATTTCCAACCAGAGATTTGTTTTATGTGCATGCACAAGATGGACGTGTATATTTAACCACAGCTCTCTTTGCCGCCATTGAGGTTTTCATCTTGTTTCTCAGGGCTGTCTATTTGGTGATTTTGTTCTCTCCTTGCATAGCTATGGCTCCTTTTGTTGACTCTTTTGGCACTCAGTTTAGAAAAACATGGATTCATGTTGTTCGTGTTACACTTGAAAAAGCTGGCTCCGCCTTCATCAAGTGGGGTCAATGGGCTGCAACCAGACCTGACCTCTTTCCAAGGGATCTCTGTGATGAACTTGCAGAATTTCAAACGAAAGCACCATCGCATAAATTTAGCTATAGCAGAAAATGTATTGAAAATGCTTTTGGCCgcaaattatatcaaatatttgaaaagtttgagGAGGAACCAGTAGCTTCAGGTAGCATTGCTCAAGTTCATCGAGCTACTCTAAGATACAAATTCCCTGGTCAGCAAATTAAGCCTGTTGATGTAGCAGTGAAGGTCCGACATCCGGGGGTTTCTGAAGCAATTAGGAGGGATTTTGTCCTTATCAATCTTGTTGCCAAAATTTCGTCTTTTGTACCTAATTTAAAATGGCTGAGATTAGACGAAAGCATACAGCAATTTGCTGTCTTTATGATGTCTCAAGTTGATCTTTCGAGGGAAGCCGCCCATCTTAGTCGGTTTATCTATAATTTCCGGAGATGGAAAGATGTTTCATTCCCATTGCCTCTGTATCCCCTCGTGCACCCTTCTGTTTTGGTAGAAACCTTTGAACAGGGTGAAAGTGTTTTGAACTACGTTGACCATCTTGAAGGACATGAACATTTCAAAAGTGCCCTGGCTCATATTGGTACACATGCTCTTTTGAAGATGCTTTTG ATGGATAATTTTATCCACGCAGACATGCATCCTGGAAATATTCTTGTCCGAGAAGGAAAAAGTAAATTGTCACCTGTATCACTCTTGAAGTCAAGGCCTCATGTAATTTTCCTTGATGTGGGCATGATTACTGAGCTTTCGAAGAGGGAAAGAGATTATTTACTGGAATTCTTTAAGGCTGTTGCACTTCAAGATGGACGTGCAGCTGCAGAGTGCACACTTAGATtatcaaaacaacaaaattgcCCAGATCCAAAATCTTTTGTTGAG GAGGTGGATAAATCATTTAAACTTTGGAGGTCTGCGGAAGGTGAATCTATCCGCACAGCTGATCGCATGGAACAATTGCTTGAGCATGTTAGACGCTGTAAAGTTAATATAGATGGAAATGTTTGTGCTGTGATAGTGACCACATTGGTTCTGGAG GGTTGGCAGCGAAGACTTGATCCAGAATATGATGTGCTGAATGCTTTGCAAACACTGTTATTTAAAGCTGACTTGGCAGAGTCTCTATCTGATGCAATTGAGGGATTGGTGGCTCCGTGA
- the LOC114168180 gene encoding probable serine/threonine-protein kinase abkC isoform X2, which yields MSRFLACRNVRRFTRAIHKTTCFEVFHPTGSPYPKYNFFSHYRHVHSRQTVFMLFESKVNFFMSSNARNLYTLPANNAKYHHCQVVWNRMCFHKGPALPPRGQIARVVSLAMVKSNFVVHGVIAFIIGELAWTQGKWAEAEFPTRDLFYVHAQDGRVYLTTALFAAIEVFILFLRAVYLVILFSPCIAMAPFVDSFGTQFRKTWIHVVRVTLEKAGSAFIKWGQWAATRPDLFPRDLCDELAEFQTKAPSHKFSYSRKCIENAFGRKLYQIFEKFEEEPVASGSIAQVHRATLRYKFPGQQIKPVDVAVKVRHPGVSEAIRRDFVLINLVAKISSFVPNLKWLRLDESIQQFAVFMMSQVDLSREAAHLSRFIYNFRRWKDVSFPLPLYPLVHPSVLVETFEQGESVLNYVDHLEGHEHFKSALAHIGTHALLKMLLMDNFIHADMHPGNILVREGKSKLSPVSLLKSRPHVIFLDVGMITELSKRERDYLLEFFKAVALQDGRAAAECTLRLSKQQNCPDPKSFVENLTGGG from the exons ATGTCAAG ATTTCTTGCTTGTCGAAATGTCAGAAGGTTTACACGTGCTATTCACAAGACAACCTGCTTCGAAGTGTTTCATCCAACGGGGTCCCCTTAcccaaaatacaattttttctcGCACTATAGACATGTTCACTCAAGACAAACTGTTTTCATGTTATTTGAATCGAAGGTTAACTTTTTTATGAGTAGCAACGCTAGGAACTTGTATACCCTCCCGGCAAATAATGCAAAATACCATCATTGTCAAGTTGTTTGGAACAGGATGTGTTTCCATAAAGGGCCAGCTCTGCCACCAAGAGGTCAAATTGCCCGTGTGGTAAGTTTGGCTATGGTCAAATCGAATTTTGTTGTTCATGGTGTGATTGCCTTCATAATAGGAGAGCTTGCTTGGACACAAGGAAAATGGGCAGAAGCAGAATTTCCAACCAGAGATTTGTTTTATGTGCATGCACAAGATGGACGTGTATATTTAACCACAGCTCTCTTTGCCGCCATTGAGGTTTTCATCTTGTTTCTCAGGGCTGTCTATTTGGTGATTTTGTTCTCTCCTTGCATAGCTATGGCTCCTTTTGTTGACTCTTTTGGCACTCAGTTTAGAAAAACATGGATTCATGTTGTTCGTGTTACACTTGAAAAAGCTGGCTCCGCCTTCATCAAGTGGGGTCAATGGGCTGCAACCAGACCTGACCTCTTTCCAAGGGATCTCTGTGATGAACTTGCAGAATTTCAAACGAAAGCACCATCGCATAAATTTAGCTATAGCAGAAAATGTATTGAAAATGCTTTTGGCCgcaaattatatcaaatatttgaaaagtttgagGAGGAACCAGTAGCTTCAGGTAGCATTGCTCAAGTTCATCGAGCTACTCTAAGATACAAATTCCCTGGTCAGCAAATTAAGCCTGTTGATGTAGCAGTGAAGGTCCGACATCCGGGGGTTTCTGAAGCAATTAGGAGGGATTTTGTCCTTATCAATCTTGTTGCCAAAATTTCGTCTTTTGTACCTAATTTAAAATGGCTGAGATTAGACGAAAGCATACAGCAATTTGCTGTCTTTATGATGTCTCAAGTTGATCTTTCGAGGGAAGCCGCCCATCTTAGTCGGTTTATCTATAATTTCCGGAGATGGAAAGATGTTTCATTCCCATTGCCTCTGTATCCCCTCGTGCACCCTTCTGTTTTGGTAGAAACCTTTGAACAGGGTGAAAGTGTTTTGAACTACGTTGACCATCTTGAAGGACATGAACATTTCAAAAGTGCCCTGGCTCATATTGGTACACATGCTCTTTTGAAGATGCTTTTG ATGGATAATTTTATCCACGCAGACATGCATCCTGGAAATATTCTTGTCCGAGAAGGAAAAAGTAAATTGTCACCTGTATCACTCTTGAAGTCAAGGCCTCATGTAATTTTCCTTGATGTGGGCATGATTACTGAGCTTTCGAAGAGGGAAAGAGATTATTTACTGGAATTCTTTAAGGCTGTTGCACTTCAAGATGGACGTGCAGCTGCAGAGTGCACACTTAGATtatcaaaacaacaaaattgcCCAGATCCAAAATCTTTTGTTGAG AATTTAACAGGAGGTGGATAA